GGGTCGAGTAAACCGGGGTCGGATCCTAGGGTTTCAAATTCTGGAGATTATTGCCCAGCATCGTCGTCTTCGTCACCGTCGTGGTTCTCCGGATTTCTGCCCAGTCGCCGTAAAAAGCAATCACAAACGTTTTCATTGGACGAATCGGCGATCGAAAGTAAACGGAGGATTTGCCGGGATCACGATCGAGGAATGTCTCCGGCGCGATACACCGACGAGGAGGAAGACGAGAATATCCACGGCGGATCGAGCGGGTACTCGTCGGAGACTCCGAGGAGAACACCGGCAGCTCAACTTGGCCGTAGAACCGGCGGGAAGTCGAGCCATAACCGGAGCTTCTCCGGAATGGCGTTTTGCTTGAGCCCGTTGGTACGTGCGAGTCCGGCGAAGCCTCAACTGTCAAATGCGACGTCATTTTGCAAGAATAGATCGAGGAAGCTTGTAGATTTCGGGAGGGTAAATCCCAACCGTTAAATTGCAGTCGTTGATATTTGACCAATTTGACAATATACGATAAAAGTACGGTTTCGCCCTTGATTTCTTCTATAGTTCTTCCTTTGTTACGTAAGCTTCCCCTTTATATTTTTTTCTGTATAATTCCACCAGAAACAAGGAATTATAAATACGTCTCCGTCCCAACTTATGTGATTGGACATAAAGTTTaagaaatttttttaaaacttgtaGTATAAAATAAGTATATAGATATTGTATAACTATAAATTATCTTATTAAGAATAaaataacatattaaatattaaatttcttacaaaaataaaaaaattattattttttgaatagattaaaaataaaaaattatcatataaattggaacactactatttatatatatatatatatatatatatatatatatatatatata
The DNA window shown above is from Nicotiana tomentosiformis chromosome 8, ASM39032v3, whole genome shotgun sequence and carries:
- the LOC104098513 gene encoding uncharacterized protein; this translates as MRCKMHLADASSSVGICASCLRERLFALTTAEAQAQAQTHYKHYEAIQIQEDHRKTDTNPPPLAFPRSVSPYISRRKSDTTPLQFQQFSFHGVPDQRFFSTPHVGPNGKIIAAATSHKKSFKFPLLSGLFRSGSSKPGSDPRVSNSGDYCPASSSSSPSWFSGFLPSRRKKQSQTFSLDESAIESKRRICRDHDRGMSPARYTDEEEDENIHGGSSGYSSETPRRTPAAQLGRRTGGKSSHNRSFSGMAFCLSPLVRASPAKPQLSNATSFCKNRSRKLVDFGRVNPNR